The genome window AGATATAGACATCCAACAACCAGCCTCAAGTCTCCAGATGCAACTGCAGAATGGTTGGCCTGTAAATGAAGTACTCCACCAATTGCATTGCCGAATGTTTCGGCTGGCCATATCAATAGCTCGGGCCGGGCCTCGATTTGTATATCGGTCTACTAGCAGCATTTGAACAAACGCCAGTACAACCAGAGGAATCTTGGACGAAGGGGTCAGTCGTGCGAGAGACCAAATGCTCAGGTGGCGTGTGTGTACCAACACTATCCGTGTATGTATTGAAAGCGCTTGTGTCTGGTGCGGGAGCAACGCACAGACAGTCGTTAGGCTCGTGCTCGAAGCTTGAGCTATTATCCAACTGAGGCAAAGCTTGAGTCGGTGGTGAAAGAAGGTGTGGTCGAATTATGCTGGGCTGAGCTGCCAGTCATGACTTGGTGTTAGTTCGACTTGCAAGGGGTTTGGCAGATGTCAACTCACTCTGGAATCTGGGTCTGGTTCTTTTCTAACCGCAATGGTCTTCGCGTCGTCTCTTCGAGAGCAGAAGAGGTTTGTGGATGATGCCCTGAAAGGATCACCGCTGAAACATGCATTGGGCAAGTTTGGCCACTTGTAATATTCAGGCTTTTTTTTAATGAAAGGTATGAAACGAAAGGATGAAGTCCTCTTGTTGGATGGACGACCTCCATGTCGATAAAAAGAGCCGCCGGCTAGTGCCTTCCCGTCCTGTAACAAGGAAGGTACAAATGCGGTCAGAAGAAATGGAAAGGACCAACATCGGAAACCTCTATGGTCAGAGGCCTGCCCGGGAAAGCAGAAAAACTTCTGTTAGGAACGGAACACTGAGGATAGAATCCAGTGCTAACTCAATATGGCAGTTAATATGTGATGTCTGCAATTCGTTGTTCATATTCCAATACATACATATTCCAACAACAGTTGGAATCCATTCGTTATGAAATTAGGTAGTACGGAAGTACAGGGAGCCGAGCGCAGCCGCAAACATGATGAGCTTCCATTGGCACCATCTCCACTACACTTTAATTAGCACAAGCGCAGACCTCTTCTCAAACAGTTCAGACTCGATCCTAGCATTCAGCTCCCCGCGGAGGATCATACCCCATCGACCACTGCGCGCTGACGCTGAAGCTGACGCTGGCTGGTTGGCTGTTAGCGCCTAGGCCTGCCTGGTTGAGCGTGCTGAGCTGGGCAGGCTGTGATACATGGGTGAGGCTGGCATCTTGCGGTAAGTTTCTGGTACCGCAATGTCCAGCGCCCATCGAGGTTCGCCGATTACTTAACGCCTACTTCGTCATCAATCAATATTGTGAATCCATCAACTCTAGGAGGTTTGATAGAGGATATGTTGAAGCGGTCACACTTCAATAAGCAAATCGCCACTTAATTTTGATACCCAACCATAGTTCGCCCGAGAGACACAACCATACAGTCTTCGCAAACAAGCACAGAAAAGCCGAACCTCGTTCTATCCTCGGTGGTGCTTCGAGTATAGTTTGTTCAAATCTGAACACTCACGTTCCAGTCTACCTATCGTAAGCTTCGACTCAAGTATTGCCCAACCTCTACAGCGAACTTGGGCCAAGCCTAATCAAGCCTTACGGGGGCTACCCTGGCATGATGACTGTCACGGAATGCCGCGATGTGATTGACTGAGCTAACTGTCTCGAACTAGGTGGTTCCTGCGAACCCTTGGCTGCCAGTGGACATACCGGTTGAGGCGTCAATTCAATGGTCTCTGTGGTGTCTCGACTCACATGTGTGCATGGGCTACCATATTGAGCTATGTCGCTGCCATCTTGTTTGACTTTCGGGAGCCCGATATGCGAGAGGACGGGGTTTATGCCGCAACTACAGAATTCAAGACATCCATGCCCAAGATTCAAATTCCAAGACTTGGGCCTCCCTTCACATGCGAGCTTACAACATCAGAGACTTGGGCATAAGACGTACCCAAACGGGTGGCTTAAAACACAGAGGGCCTCATGTTCTTTAAGGGAACTAAATTTCTGTAGGAGGGTCAGTCTGGCGTATAGTTTTGAATCACTCTGACCGAGACGATGGATCTCTTGGCATCCGTAGTTCGTACCGATGACATTTTATGCAAAGCTTCGTGGCATTTCTTGACATTGAGTGCTAGACATCTGGTATTGGAAGTGCATGCATCTGGCACACCCTAATTAGAgaattctttttttatttttatttttttatatatattttttattagttCTGCGGACATGGAAGACAACATTTGTATGAGACGTATACATGATTgtgatgttgctgctgctccgATTTTGTTCTTTCCACTGTGGCCACGTGCTATTGTATATCAAGTTGACAGCCACCTTAGAATGAATGAAGGCACTGATACCAATGGTGGACTATGTGCCATTGCTTTCTTTCAATCTATTTTTGCCCCCAAATTTATCAACTGCACCATCTCATGAAAACAATTGAATGAAGGAACTCGATCTTTGTTATTCGAGCCCTTCAGAGTCCAAGTTAAATATTCAATACCCTTGTTAACTCAAAGACGAACAAAGAAAACCGGACCCGGCAACTCCCCCATGCGAAGATCGCAGCAACGTGGACCAGAGGGGAGTCCATGATGAGTTGGTGTAGAGCCAGGGGGGGCGTGCAGCCGACGCATCTAGCCTCAAAGCTGGAGACGAAGATTAGACGCCAACACCCCTCTCAGCCAAGGCAAGGCAAGTCAGTGGTGACAAAACAGGACCAGCCAGACAAGGCCGCGGCTGTGCAAGGCGATGAGAGACAAGAGCATTGCGGTGTGCGCCGTTATACAGCAGTTCATCCGCGCAGCaaaagatggtgttgagctaTAACCCCGGTCTCAACTATGACAGGTGCCAGATCGGTTTGGTCATTGCGGATGGTTGTCTCGACAGTGATGCTGAGGCCATAGTGGCATGGAATCGCATGGCATGGCAAACCATGTTATGGCTTCTGTAGTAACAGTGGGTTGGTCGGAAGACAACTTGATTAAGACGGAACTCAGGATAACCTCACTTTGCAGGTTCGTATTGGGCCAGCTCATTGAGCATGATGCGCTCTGCATTGTATTGACTCAACCtgtattttctttttctgcttCATCCTTTCTCAGTGTCATTTTCATGTTCTCACACTAGGCCCTCCTCGCCTGGGTATCTCTAGGAAAAGATGGAGACATTGGAAGCACAGAACCAACACCCAGCGACTAACACCAACCGCATAGCCAGCAATGCGATGCTTCTCCAACGTTTATCCCCGGCCCGTTGATGTCCTCTGCCTTATTACCAAACGCATCGACTCCACTCACCttacttcttcatcttcgtcgatAGACACGCCTTCAGATACCCCTGTCATCGCGATATTGCTGCCGACACCCCTCCCCATGCTCCTCGATGCCTGCTCCTAGACCATCCTGTTCGTTCAAGCTCGTGCTTCTTGACGGGTTTCTTCGTCACATATGTACATTATAGGTCAGGCTTCCTGTTAAGACACACCATGTTCACCGTTTCGTGGAGATGCAATCAGACCCTGATTTCCTCACtgcatcttcctctccccACACCGTTACGTTGTTACTGCGTCGCCTCTTTTCGACCCGACAAGTTCTTTTGGACCTTGAGTCTAATAATATTCTCCGGGCTCaactttcttttctttttcgatTGTTCCAGAGTCCACTTCTTGGCCTTATTCAGCTTGGGTTCTCATCCACCTCCGGTTCTACTGTCTGGACCTCGGTCAAGACTAACAACAAGAAtaggaagaggaagaagcaaggCGGTCCGTAACGTGGGTCCATATCCTGCGCATAAGTAACATCTCCTGGAGGTTATACTAAGTTAGTAGGGGCCCAGCGGAAGATCTGACCGAGTTTTCTCTTACTCAAAGTGAAGGACCCTCGAAGATCTTCTTTTTGCCTCCTACCTATTGCCATCTCATCTATTCTCTACTCTCCCCACGGCTTTCGATAACAGCTTCTGAGATAACAAGCCTTACCTTGGCCTCATTTACCTCGATTGGCGCCCCACGCCTTGCTCTGCCTCACCATATCATCCTATTTGCATCCATTGGCTGAAGAGAACCCTGGACATCACCAATCACATTGCCATCTGCCCATCAACGTCTTGGAGCCACGCTTTATGATCTGAACAGCCATCACTGTTGCCTCCCGAGACAGTTCTTTCTCCTTTTGCATCTTTGTGGCAACCCGGTACCTGACAGAGCCCAACTGTATCGATACCTAACCCAGCTGCCCACCACTACGCATCAGTCAATACGAGAAGGCCTCCATTACTACACTTCAAGACTTATAGACACTAAGGGCGACATCAACACAAGTGACTTCATTCCCGGAGGTTTCAAGGAGCAAACTAATTACCTCACCTCGATCTCACGAACATAGTTCACGCACCTCCAGCCGACTCAACCATCTGTACAGTGGAAAGAAACATAGGGATTTCGTGACACCCGATATACAACGCTTTTAAGCAGCACCAGGCTTCTCGGAGCCGCTGCAACAGACATTTCTTCGCCAACACAACCAGAAAAAGTCGCCGAGCTGGCCCAACTCAAGAGCGAGTCCCCACTCTGCCTCTTGCGGGCAGAGTTACCGCCATCCATCGTGGGTGTAGAAGACCGTCTTGAGCGGGGGCGTACGCCTCGCTCATATGCTAACGGTCCATACGCGGGAAGACTGGATGGTCAGACTGTCGCGTTAGACTTTGCTGCTCTTCTGAAGGCATCTGGATCTCATGAGGCTCCTGTCTCGCCGCTTCACCAGACCCAGCCTGTTCCAGCTCCCACTTATCAGCCATTTCCTCCTAAGGCATCGCCAGCTCCACCACGGCCTGTTGCGCATGTGGCGCCACCACCGCAGGTAGCTTCGACACAGATGTCTGGAAGACGCGGCATGCACCCCCATGCTACAGATCAGCCACCCgtgaagaagcagagcaaGTGGTCACCGGAGGAAGATACCCTTATCATCGAGCTTCGAGGACGCAATATGAAGTGGGAGGATATCTCAAAGCGTCTGCCTGGCAGGAGTGCCATCAGCTGCCGCCTACACTACCAGAACTACCTCGAAAGACGGAGTGAATGGGACGAAGAGCGCAAGAATAAACTGGCCAGACTTTACGAGAGGTAAGGGGTGGCGTAAGCAATTGGTCTTTTAGGAAACATACTGACAAGACTTCAGGTTCAAACCAGAAATGTGGGCAAAAGTTGCAGAAGAGATGGCAGTGCCCTGGCGAGCAGCAGAGGCCATGCATTGGCAGCTTGGTGAGGCAGATATGGCTAGACGTGCAGGCGTTATCCCTTTCTCTCTAGCTGCAGTCAATGTCGAGGGAAACAACAGTCACAGGAGCTCCCCCTCACGCAGCCACATCCACTCGCAGCCCCAAGTAAGCATGCCTCGCGATCTTGGAGCACCATCGCCTCGAGTTGTGTACAACAGACCTCCACCAATGCCTGCCAGCAGCCGAACTATGGTTCCCCGCCGAGAGTCGATTCCTCCGCCGCCTCCTTTGTCCATGGTTCCAgatcctgctgaagctcaGTATGTACCAGGGCCAGGTTTGGCCCCGATCCAGAACCAGCCACCACCTCGGACGGCTGGTATGCTTCCTGGGGTTGCTGAACTTACTGGAGGAGTCAGCCCCTATAGTACACCTGCTGCAGTGCCTAACATGGGACCTATAACCGGGGTAGGTCAGGGCCCTCTGTATTCAACACTCGCCGGTTACTCGATGGAATCGGCCGGGTCCAAACGAAGAGCTTCCCCAGATGAATATCCGCACGAGGCGAACCAGCGGCGCCGAATTACATAGCCTGCCATGGTTGAGGCAACTGTACTATATGAGCGCTTGATGAGTGATCCTTGAGTCTTCCAGGACATTTGTCTTGCATCTCGTCTCATAAGGCGACAATTTTTGGGTTATTAAGTGCGGTAAAGAATGTACGACTTATTATGATGGTGTTAAGAACACGGGGTTGCATAACTACACGGACAGGAACAGAACAACATTTTTTAACTTATCGGCAATCTATTGCCTTCGGGTCTGATTGAAGCATACCCAGGAACACAATAGCATATGGGTTTTAACGACGGAACGGAATGGATTGGACAGGATGGAATGTGGACATGACTTAATGTAAAGAAAATCTTGTTGGGGAAACCATTGGTGTGTTTTTTCTTCTCATTTCGGTTCTTTGAATTGTCTTTTTTATTATGTTTATGTTTTTGTATCACAATTTGCATTGACCAGAGGCATCTGCATGGCAATGGATACTGGTTGTTTGAGGACCTAGCAATGGAAGCATCAGAAAGGGTGAGGTCAAGGATGACCTCAGGAAACTGGAGTTGAAAGAGAGACAGTGTTGTTTTGTTGCACAGCGTTTGCATTTTACCTGTTTAGTATCCCTTTTCCCATTGATAGACACATATGGAGATGTGATAGAGAAGATATCGGTGTAGATGGATTGTACAGTTAGCGTTGTTACCTTAGTTGAGCAATATCTTGAATATATTACCAGCCTGAAGACGGCCAAGTACTCTTCCATGGTTGGACAAGAGCGAAACATGTAGCGTAAATATCGGTGAAAGATTCCTGTCAAGGTTGGTAACCATATGCATAAGGTATCCgaagtttttttttttttttgtaACGCCCATAAGATCTTGCCTTGCGCCTCAGGTTACCGTTGATGAGGTCTCACGACGGTCGACTACATACCACCCACCAGTTATCCTTCTCGTAGCCGGTCTCTACAACGATGCCCCCAGCCGCCTTGACATCCTCCTCGAGCTCACCCTCCTTGTACAGGTGGTAGTAGCGCTGGAACGTGCCTCCGGGTTCTTGACCCTTTGGCTTCCGCATCACCCATGACACCAGGCGATCCTGGTCACTGCTCGCGTCCCACCCGCGACGGCTTGACGCCTGCTCCAGAGCCCACACGTAGACAAGCACACGGCCGGCTTTGGGAGTTACGAGTGCCAGTAACTCAGCAATGGCGGCTTGTCTTCTCTCGCGTGTCGACATATGGTGCACAACAGCGATGCAGATAACAAAGTCAGCGGCTCCGTTGCGATAAGGAAGCGCGAAGCCATCGGCGACAGCAACATCTACATCAGATACTCTAGGATCATGCTCAACACCGTCTTCCCGCGGCCGTCTCAGCTCAGTCCGGGCGAGCTGGACGAGAGCTGGACTCCGGTCGGAGCCAAGTAGATGTACAGATGGGTTGACACGTAGATACTTGCCGTTGCCGCAGCCCACATCGAGGCCGAGACTACCGGGCGGTTGAGATAGCAAGAAGCTGGCAACCCGAGGCCAGGGCTTATGGCGGGTGGCCGAGAAGTGCGGTGCGATGGCTTCGTAGACTGCGTGAACGTGGGTGGCCTCGTATGTCTCTGGCGCCTCCTCCGCTGCAGATTGTGAGAAGGACTCTGACTCTGTGGGGGCCGATGTCTGGTTGGTTTGTGCCTGAGAGCTGGGTTGCCGGAGTGGCCTGTCATCTTGATCTCCAGCCGGCGTGGCCGATGAAGCActtgccatgatgaagacgatgaaaGGTTCCGTGCAGGTTCTTTACAGGGCGCCTTGTGGAGTATAATCTTCCTTGTCTCTCGGATGTATCTGAGATGACTtagagagggagagaggggGTGCGAAGTTGTTGCGTCTGAGCGTTGAGAGATGAGGTTATGATTGAGTTGGTTGGTTGTGTTTCTTGTGATGCTAACTAATTTCTTCAATATTCAAGTAGTGAGTGAATGCCCTGGTCTGGGTTGTGTTGGGCTGGGCTCGACTGGGGTAATTAGATTAGTGGGTGTGGTCTGCGATTATCTACCGTAAGGTACTAGTAGTATTTAGTGGAGTCATGTTTTAGGGCGGCTCCGTCTTCGTCTTGTGGCTTGAAGGAACATGTTCACTCCATTACTACCTTATACAACGGTCGTCAGTCATGAATAATGGCTCATACTAATAAATGTCTCTGATGATTCAAGTAACTTTAGGTACCTGGCTTATTGATTTGCTAGGTTAGTAGTGAGACCAAACCAACCATTGCCCCGTGCGAGTACTGTATATTGGTGGCTGAGTGCCAAGTTGATGATTCTTACACCATAAAATACAATGCAGTCAGTTGGTTCAGTCAAGGATTGAAGTGTTGCGATCAAGATTAAATTACAtatgaaaaaaaaaaaaaaaaaaaaaaccccTCTCTTATATCCCTTGTTAGATTTTGAGGCCCCTTGTCACGAACACCTCGGATCCGCCTCCAGGCCTCATCAGTCAAAGCTTCTTTTCAGGGTAAAGATACCTTGTTCAGACGGTGTCTTTATATCGTGGACCCCACAATCTCATCTCTCTCACATTGCATCCATCACTCGTCTTCACATCTCATCGCCCCATTCACACGACGCGAATCCTCCACCACTCGGTCATTAGGAACCAACAAGTCCTTGCCTTGCTTATGGAACACATTTCGGGCATCTTCTGCACCCCCCTCCCATGTCAAGTTGGGCATACACGGCTGGGATAATCTTCAACGATTGATAATAAGCCGTTCATGCCAGGGGTTGTGAGCTGTGGGCATGGGTGCTCCCGCTCGCTTGAAAAGTACGCTGCACGTCATCATAAGCTGAGACTCGAGTCTCGAACTTGTGCTTCAGCAGAGGAGCGTGTAAATTGgtgtcttggcttggatgATCATCCTTGGATTTGCACCAGGGGCCAATGCAACATGGAGTGGAATAAATCCGCTAGGCGCCAATTTTCCTCTCTTGCTTTATTCTTTGTCATCCGGTCAAAGCAGAGTCGTCAGGTGTTGGTGATTGCTTTTGAAACCCAAGGGTCTTCCCCTGTCATGTCACTTTCGACACGAACCGTTAATCTCAAGCACCCGCCTATAGCGCCAGGATTGTTGACCTCTGACGATGCATGTAGTACGCATCTTATGCAAGTGGTTAGAGTTCACATGTCACTCGACGCATTGACGCAGGTGCGTGGTACAGCTCAATGCTGTGATTATCCCTGCATATCCTCGAACTTTTATTTCATCATGAATTCTAGGATTATGTCCAGCATTACACGTCATATCTTCATTTTTTGCCAGTATTGAGAGGACTGTTGGGATCGAAGACATCAGTGGTGATGAGATCGGGGTAGGACACACCGCCCTGCTTGAGTGCGCTGTCCATGACCTCCATGATGACTATACTCTCTGACCAAGGCATTGAAGCactctccttcttgccatcTCGTAGGCAACGTGCACACTCATCCGCCTCCCAGAACATACCGTGGCCCCAGTTGTTGCGCTTAGGATCTGTAGGAATTGGGCAGTTCACTACTTCCACCTTGCCATTCGCGTCCGACTTGATCACCTTGTACTCGGTTGGCCGGAACGCAGGACCAGTAACCTGAATTTCCCCCTTAGAGCCCTGGATACGGATCGCGGGGCCACCAGTGTAGAGACCATCGACGTCGGTGGCGATGCGCAATGAGGTAGTCGCAATACCGACAGAGTTGTGCTTAGGGAACTGACAGATGATACTCGTGGACTCGTCGGCACCTGTGCGATACTTGTTGATGGAGGCTACAACCTTTGGAGCCTCCTTTTCGGCCTCGGGCTGAACATGATAGAGAGATTGGAAGACCCAGGTCAAGGAGTAGATGCCGAGGTCGAGCAAAGCACCGCCTGCAAGATCAGGATTGACCATGCGGTTGGAATCAGGAAAGTCAAGATCTTGGCTATCAGTATTCTTGTTGAACGAGAGGTCGGCTATAGGAGGAGTCAGCTTTATCGTATAACTTCGGCAGGCATTCTTCTTACCGAATGTGCGATAAACAGTACCAATGGCACCAGACTGGATCAACTCTCGAATTTTGATACTGAGAGGGAAGTATCGTGTCCAGACAGCCTCCATAAAGAAGAGGTTCTTGGACTTGGCGACCTCATACAGCTTCTTGGTCTGTGCAGCAGTAACAGTGAGTGCCTTTTCACAGAGAACATTCTTGCCAGCCTCGAGGGCTAGCATAGCATTCTGGAAGTGGTGGCTGTGAGGTGTAGCAACATAGATGATGTCAACGTTTGGGTCGGCGACTAGCTCAGCGTAGGAGCCGTAGACAGCAGCGGATGAGGGGccatcaatcttcttgatAAAGTCGCGCGCACGGTCGACGGAGCTGGATGAGGCAACGGCGACAATCTCATGCTGTACATCGTTGACATCGCGAGCGGCAGGATCTGTAAGAATATCCTTAGTGAAGCCTATGATGGGAGTTTAGTGCCTTGTTCACCGTGTTGCAGAGCTGAACTCACACTCAGCGATGCCACCGGTAGCCAAGATGCCCCATTTAGCAGTGTAGGGAGCCATAATTACAATTGATTGGCGATGAAGTTGATATGTCACGCAAAGGACCAAGACGTTGAAAAGAGGAGGTTAATAAGTAtcctcaaagtcaacaacTCAAGTGACGTTACATATCTTGATGCGCTTCGACCCCTCAGAGCTATGGCGGGGCAATTGCCAgatccaatccaatccaattATGTCCATGGCGGTTTGTGGAGAGATGCAGAATTGAATTCACTTGGCATATCCGGAAATACGGCCCGTTGTCCTATACTAGACAGCTTTAGGAACAACTCTGAGCAACAGCTATCTTGTAAGATCGCCGATCAATAGAGCACTGTTCATTTCAACGGCGTGACTCATTGATCGTGAATACTTGCACTTGATACTGTCCATTGGTTGTGATTCCTCAACCCCGCGTCGACGTGGGGGTTGAAGACGAGAATATCGACGTTAACTATGAATTGACTTACATGATCTTGTTATGCCCGGCTAATTTCCACATCAACATATTCTCAATGTTCGCCGAACACGAATCTACTGTACACTTTCTCCAACTGTGTTTGAATAGCTCAGCGTTGTCTCACGCTCAGCTTGAAGTTTATTGGTTTATGAAGGCATCGGCTTAGTTAGACGGCCGCATCCATGGATCTCTCAGCCAAATACTGCATGTCTATGCGCGGGGAACCCTCAATGTTTGCAGTCAATGATTGGCTGTCTAGTCATGTGTTGGCCGTTGAAATTGACGCCATGTACAGGTGGTTTGAGGCTCAACATGGCGTAATTGAccagcatcaccagcttAAACTATCTCCAAACTCCACCTCTTCACATTTCAAACACCCCTCTAGCACTGTCTCTCCCAGTTTCTGTGTtctatcaacaccaacaaaccAATTGAGTACTTATATATAGTCAACTCCATCTTATCCTCACCTTTCAGCGGTACTTTTTAAAAAATGGCAGCCAAACTAGCCAAAGACCTCACCCTCAAGGGCTCATCCACTGCCATGCCAAAGCTGGTCTATGGCACAGCGTGGAAAAAGGACAGATCAGCAGATCTTGTTTATTTCGCTCTCAAGCACGGCTTTCGCGGAGTCGATACAGCAGGACAACCCAAGCATTACAATGAGAAGGGCGTTGGGGAGGGTGTGCAAAGAGCTATCAAGGAGGGCCTCATTAAACGTGAAGGACTCTTTGTAGGTTCCGTCACCATATACATGAACAAACTAGGCACTGACCTGTCCTCAGCTTCAAACAAAGTTCTCACCTCCAGGGAACCAAGATGAAAATGCACCTTATGATTTTAATGCACCGCTTGTGGATAAGATTCACCAATCTATTCAGTCATCATTGACTTACTTCACCGTTGAAGGCGAGGAACCTTACTTTGACAGCGTGCTTTTGCATAGCCCCCTGCGAACTCTCGAGGAAACTATCACTGCGTGGAAGACTCTGGAGACATACGTGCCTCACAAGATCCGCAACCTAGGCATCTCTAACACGACACTTCCGATCCTTAAAGCACTCAACGATGCTGTCACTGTTAAACCAAGTGTTGTCCAGAACCGCTTCTACCCTGATACCAGCTTCGAGGTAGATCTCAGAGCCTACTGTCGAGAGCAAGGAATTGCTTTCCAGTCATTCTGGACTTTCAGCGCCAACCCCAGGCTCGCTGCTACCAAGCCAGTTAAGATGGTCGCAGAGAAGGCTGGAATTTCCGAGGTAGCTGCGTACTATTCTCTGGTCTTGGGGCTCGAAGGCGTAACGGTTCTGGATGGAACAACGACTGAAAATCACATGAaggatgatcttgaaggtATCGAGAAAGTTGCTACTTGGGCGGAGACGGACGGAACAGCTGAATGGAATTCTGCTTTGAAACAGTTTAAGCAGAGTATCGGGGAAGTCTGAGGGTTTCTCTGAATACGTCTGAATCTCCAGTGGTGCTCAGGCGGTTGGTACTGTTGGCGTTAGGGGCGTAGAGGCAGACTCGCAGTTTCTGCCAGTGATAGAAAATGGAAGTCGTCAACTTTACCTTTGGTACCAAACGCGTCCTGATTCATTCACATACATTCTTGACCTTCCCTGTCACATCACTTCTCTTACTATCAATAACATAaacttttttcttcctctcacATTTTCTCAAAATCACGAGAGCATTCGCGTTCATCACAACTCGCCTTTCACCGCCTCTTATGATCCCATCAGCTTTCATCGGTCGCAGTGAATATTTGATCTATCCAGGAAACGTCGTGCCCGTGTTTCCAAACACAGCACTATATCATGAGTATTCGTCGAGACGCC of Fusarium oxysporum Fo47 chromosome I, complete sequence contains these proteins:
- a CDS encoding tRNA (carboxymethyluridine(34)-5-O)-methyltransferase is translated as MVGLAPETYEATHVHAVYEAIAPHFSATRHKPWPRVASFLLSQPPGSLGLDVGCGNGKYLRVNPSVHLLGSDRSPALVQLARTELRRPREDGVEHDPRVSDVDVAVADGFALPYRNGAADFVICIAVVHHMSTRERRQAAIAELLALVTPKAGRVLVYVWALEQASSRRGWDASSDQDRLVSWVMRKPKGQEPGGTFQRYYHLYKEGELEEDVKAAGGIVVETGYEKDNWWVVCSRPS
- a CDS encoding NADP-dependent oxidoreductase domain-containing protein; amino-acid sequence: MAAKLAKDLTLKGSSTAMPKLVYGTAWKKDRSADLVYFALKHGFRGVDTAGQPKHYNEKGVGEGVQRAIKEGLIKREGLFLQTKFSPPGNQDENAPYDFNAPLVDKIHQSIQSSLTYFTVEGEEPYFDSVLLHSPLRTLEETITAWKTLETYVPHKIRNLGISNTTLPILKALNDAVTVKPSVVQNRFYPDTSFEVDLRAYCREQGIAFQSFWTFSANPRLAATKPVKMVAEKAGISEVAAYYSLVLGLEGVTVLDGTTTENHMKDDLEGIEKVATWAETDGTAEWNSALKQFKQSIGEV